One genomic window of Haloferax mediterranei ATCC 33500 includes the following:
- a CDS encoding deoxyhypusine synthase, which produces MSDHDDAHDGGHEESHGDEGHDDTNEEGGYEMPHREEFQHDPLGHAEVHGGMTVGELVEQYGHAGIGAADVHEAADIYAEMLADEDCTVFMSLAGAMVPTGMRKVVSDLIRDGYVDALVTTGANLTHDAIEAIGGKHHHGCESHDEKTHREHDETLRDEEVDRIYNVYLPQEYFALFESHLRDEVFPPLEEEGIVSIERLCRELGRANSEVNEREGIEEDAGVAAAAYECDVPIYCPAVQDSVLGLQAWMYSQTSSFSLDALSDMTPLTDLAYDADKAGCLLVGGGVPKNFTLQTMLVTPGAYDYGVQITMDPAATGGLSGATLDEARSWGKLEKDARNTTVLGDATIMLPLLVAAARERLD; this is translated from the coding sequence ATGAGCGACCACGACGACGCCCACGACGGCGGGCACGAGGAGTCCCACGGCGACGAGGGACACGACGATACCAACGAGGAGGGCGGCTACGAGATGCCGCACCGAGAGGAGTTCCAGCACGACCCGTTAGGCCACGCCGAGGTTCACGGCGGCATGACCGTCGGCGAACTCGTCGAGCAGTACGGCCACGCCGGAATCGGCGCGGCCGACGTTCACGAGGCGGCCGACATCTACGCCGAGATGCTGGCCGACGAGGACTGCACCGTCTTCATGTCGCTCGCCGGCGCGATGGTTCCCACGGGCATGCGTAAGGTCGTCTCCGACCTCATCCGTGACGGCTACGTCGACGCGCTCGTGACGACGGGCGCGAACTTGACCCACGACGCCATCGAAGCTATCGGCGGCAAGCACCACCACGGGTGTGAGAGCCACGACGAAAAGACCCACCGCGAGCACGACGAGACGCTCCGCGACGAGGAGGTCGACCGCATCTACAACGTCTATCTCCCGCAGGAGTACTTCGCGCTGTTCGAGTCACACCTTCGAGACGAGGTGTTCCCGCCGCTCGAAGAAGAGGGCATCGTCAGCATCGAACGCCTCTGCCGCGAACTCGGCCGCGCCAACAGCGAGGTCAACGAGCGCGAGGGAATCGAGGAAGATGCGGGCGTTGCCGCCGCGGCCTACGAGTGCGACGTCCCCATCTACTGCCCGGCAGTGCAGGACTCCGTCCTCGGCTTGCAGGCGTGGATGTACTCCCAAACCTCGTCGTTCTCGTTGGATGCGCTTTCGGACATGACGCCGCTTACGGACCTCGCGTACGACGCCGACAAGGCCGGTTGTCTCCTCGTCGGCGGCGGCGTTCCGAAGAACTTCACGCTCCAGACGATGCTCGTCACACCCGGTGCGTACGACTACGGCGTCCAGATTACGATGGACCCCGCGGCGACCGGCGGCCTCTCCGGCGCGACGCTCGATGAAGCTCGCTCGTGGGGGAAATTAGAGAAAGACGCCCGGAACACGACGGTGCTGGGCGATGCAACCATCATGCTCCCGCTTCTGGTCGCGGCAGCCCGCGAGCGACTCGACTGA
- a CDS encoding VOC family protein — translation MNALRIDHVHLRIPEDEIEHAVEFYQGHLGFPLEGFDEYEAGETPIFHFRLTPDTIIHVRPTDEFVHPERENFDHLAIILNEDIKDVKQELEDAGVIIEREGTPYGATGEAPAIYVRDPFGYLLELKEPVVETA, via the coding sequence ATGAACGCACTACGAATTGACCACGTTCACCTCCGAATCCCGGAGGACGAGATCGAGCACGCAGTCGAATTTTATCAGGGCCACCTCGGGTTCCCGCTCGAAGGATTCGACGAGTACGAAGCGGGTGAGACACCGATTTTCCACTTCCGGCTGACACCAGACACGATTATCCACGTGAGACCGACCGACGAGTTCGTCCACCCTGAACGCGAGAACTTCGATCACCTCGCAATCATTCTGAACGAGGATATCAAAGACGTCAAGCAGGAACTCGAGGACGCCGGCGTCATTATCGAGCGAGAAGGGACGCCCTACGGTGCGACTGGTGAAGCCCCAGCAATCTACGTTCGAGATCCGTTCGGCTATCTTCTCGAACTCAAAGAACCCGTCGTGGAAACAGCCTAA
- a CDS encoding glutathione S-transferase family protein: MGRLIDGHWKTTDELTENDQNRSDDGFRERVSPDSRYPPESGRYHLYIARACPWAHGATLVRKLLGLEDVISMDIVDPDRGAGGWQFTPDKPGCTPDSIHDSDFLHEVYTAADREYTGGVTTPVLWDREDGTIVNNESIEIMQMLATAFADHTDEYDLYPAGKRDRIDAVVEKLYEPILKGVYTAGFAQSQDTYERAVEAMFDALDYWEDVLDNQRFLVGDSLTIADLRLFPALVRFDPVYYTHFKCNIRRLVDYPNLWGYTRDIYQHDGVSETVNLDHIKKHYYRSHTDINPTGFVPVGPNIDFTASHSRKRTVSK; encoded by the coding sequence ATGGGACGCCTCATCGACGGCCACTGGAAGACGACTGACGAATTGACCGAGAACGACCAGAATCGAAGTGACGATGGATTCCGGGAGCGGGTCTCCCCGGACTCTCGATATCCCCCGGAATCGGGACGCTATCACCTGTACATCGCCCGCGCCTGTCCATGGGCACACGGGGCTACCCTCGTCCGGAAACTGCTCGGGCTTGAGGACGTCATCTCAATGGACATCGTCGACCCCGACCGTGGGGCCGGTGGCTGGCAGTTCACCCCTGACAAACCCGGCTGTACGCCGGATTCCATCCACGATTCGGACTTCCTCCACGAAGTCTACACAGCAGCCGACCGGGAGTATACTGGCGGCGTCACCACGCCAGTCCTCTGGGACCGAGAGGACGGGACTATCGTCAACAACGAGTCCATCGAGATCATGCAGATGCTCGCGACGGCGTTCGCTGACCACACCGACGAGTACGACCTGTACCCGGCGGGCAAGCGTGACCGCATCGACGCGGTCGTCGAGAAACTGTACGAACCGATTCTCAAAGGCGTGTATACTGCCGGCTTCGCGCAGTCGCAGGACACCTACGAGAGAGCAGTCGAGGCCATGTTCGACGCCCTCGACTACTGGGAGGACGTGCTCGATAACCAGCGATTCCTCGTCGGGGATTCACTCACCATCGCCGATCTTCGACTGTTCCCCGCGCTGGTCCGGTTCGACCCGGTCTACTACACGCATTTCAAGTGTAACATCCGACGACTCGTCGACTATCCCAACCTCTGGGGATACACGCGCGACATTTACCAACACGACGGCGTCTCAGAGACGGTTAATCTCGACCACATCAAGAAGCACTACTACCGGAGTCACACGGATATCAATCCGACCGGATTCGTGCCGGTCGGACCGAATATCGATTTTACGGCCTCTCACAGTCGCAAACGAACAGTAAGTAAATGA
- a CDS encoding pyridoxal phosphate-dependent decarboxylase family protein, whose translation MNRSNSPETGFIDPSGANAEAIRDLTEDVLDQLLGQLGAAEKRSPLPDESTAPTGTIPESPRSQTDLLDDLETIAAGSMNPAHPGYIGHMDTMPTTVSVLGDLVASAVNNNMLSVEMSPVFSELEVQLTETIASEFGLGPNAGGVLASGGSLANLHALSVARNQAFDVHDDGLAGLDGEPVLFASDVAHTSLQKAAMLLGLGTDAVVAVETNANSRMKPSALNQAVEQAERDGRVPFCVVATAGTTTTGNIDPLPAVRDVVDEHDLWFHVDAAYGGALVFSEAERDRLDGIEGADSVTFNPQKWCYVAKTCAMALFADLDILQEDFRVGAPYMRGDDAIPNLGELSVQGTRRAEVLKLWLTFQHLGREGLGQLIDESYRLAAVIRDRVADQDALELASEPEMNIVCFRAAPDWCPPDERDALNGRLQRYLLSRQDVFVSLPTYRDTRWLRVVLLNPFTDKTTLDRLFDGIDLFLEAERP comes from the coding sequence ATGAATCGTTCCAACTCGCCCGAAACAGGATTCATCGATCCGAGTGGGGCTAACGCCGAAGCCATCCGGGATCTCACCGAGGACGTGCTCGATCAGCTCCTCGGGCAGCTCGGAGCGGCCGAAAAGCGGTCGCCGTTACCTGACGAGTCGACCGCCCCTACGGGAACGATTCCAGAATCACCACGGTCCCAGACCGACCTTCTCGACGACCTCGAGACCATCGCTGCTGGGTCGATGAACCCCGCGCATCCGGGATATATCGGTCATATGGATACGATGCCGACGACGGTATCGGTACTGGGTGACCTCGTCGCATCGGCGGTCAACAACAATATGTTGAGCGTGGAGATGTCGCCAGTATTCTCGGAACTCGAGGTCCAGTTGACCGAGACCATCGCCAGCGAGTTCGGCCTCGGCCCCAACGCCGGTGGGGTCCTCGCCAGCGGGGGGTCACTCGCGAACCTACATGCCCTCTCGGTCGCTCGAAACCAAGCATTCGATGTTCACGACGATGGGCTCGCCGGACTGGATGGTGAGCCGGTGCTGTTCGCGTCAGACGTTGCACACACCTCCCTACAGAAAGCCGCGATGCTGCTGGGGCTCGGGACCGACGCGGTCGTCGCCGTCGAAACGAACGCGAACTCTCGAATGAAGCCGAGCGCGCTGAACCAGGCGGTCGAACAGGCCGAACGAGACGGTCGCGTGCCCTTCTGTGTCGTCGCGACCGCTGGCACGACCACGACTGGGAACATCGACCCGCTCCCGGCGGTTCGTGATGTCGTCGATGAACATGACCTGTGGTTCCACGTCGACGCGGCCTACGGCGGGGCGCTCGTCTTCTCCGAAGCCGAACGGGACCGACTGGATGGCATCGAGGGGGCCGACTCCGTGACGTTCAACCCCCAGAAGTGGTGTTACGTCGCGAAAACGTGCGCCATGGCTCTGTTCGCTGATTTGGACATCTTACAGGAGGACTTCCGGGTTGGGGCGCCGTATATGCGCGGTGACGATGCGATTCCGAACCTCGGTGAACTGAGCGTCCAAGGGACCCGGCGGGCGGAGGTTCTGAAACTTTGGCTCACCTTTCAGCACCTCGGCCGGGAGGGACTCGGACAGTTAATCGACGAGAGCTACCGCCTGGCGGCTGTGATTCGTGACCGCGTCGCTGACCAGGATGCGCTGGAGCTGGCCAGCGAGCCAGAGATGAACATCGTCTGTTTCCGTGCCGCCCCGGACTGGTGTCCACCGGACGAGCGAGATGCACTCAACGGACGACTCCAGCGCTACCTGCTCTCCAGACAGGACGTCTTTGTCTCGCTACCGACCTATCGGGACACACGGTGGCTCCGAGTCGTCCTATTGAACCCATTCACAGACAAAACGACGCTTGATCGACTGTTCGACGGAATTGATCTCTTCCTAGAGGCTGAACGACCGTAG
- a CDS encoding winged helix-turn-helix transcriptional regulator, producing MVPAPDEEIDDNLREVRELTPEACSGVQSLDQFGTKWRLRILYNLFDGDHRFNELKRASGASSYTLSRVLESLEEDAIVDRRVEEGPPVETHYSLTEKGAALQPVFDAIDEWNAEWVGENGEECHRNA from the coding sequence ATGGTCCCAGCACCCGACGAGGAGATCGATGACAACCTACGAGAGGTTCGGGAACTCACACCGGAAGCATGTTCGGGCGTTCAATCGCTGGATCAGTTCGGCACCAAGTGGCGGCTTCGGATTCTGTATAACCTGTTCGATGGCGACCACCGATTTAACGAGCTGAAACGAGCCTCTGGGGCGAGTTCGTACACACTCTCGCGGGTGCTCGAATCGCTCGAGGAAGACGCAATCGTCGACCGCCGTGTCGAGGAAGGGCCGCCCGTCGAGACCCACTACAGCCTGACTGAGAAGGGTGCAGCACTCCAGCCAGTGTTCGACGCAATCGACGAATGGAATGCAGAGTGGGTGGGTGAGAATGGCGAAGAATGCCACAGAAACGCATGA
- a CDS encoding carboxymuconolactone decarboxylase family protein, which produces MSAQTKTLITLALDAADGNTTGVKDLAAVARSQGVSEQELAETVKVIANQGGLGKLAVAAHALKE; this is translated from the coding sequence CTGTCAGCACAGACGAAGACACTCATCACGCTCGCACTCGATGCCGCCGATGGTAACACGACCGGCGTGAAAGATCTCGCTGCCGTCGCCCGTTCACAGGGCGTTTCCGAGCAGGAACTCGCCGAGACGGTGAAGGTTATCGCCAATCAAGGAGGCCTCGGAAAACTCGCAGTCGCTGCCCACGCCCTCAAGGAGTAA
- a CDS encoding helix-turn-helix transcriptional regulator produces MGTHEDETDSGDVLPPPGSPILEAVLENARNRQYLGQRLDATGDRIDTDLLGDIIRHGPVLEALRQEPLDRGEIEDRLDVSRATSHRLTQWLDERGFAEKVDSRFQLTGRGEAITDEVLRFEANIQTVHRLAPLLDVICEDHQEFVVEPFVDAAVSVAEPDNPYRPVERFISLVRESETFRGFNTTHMAPLVLGEFHEHVFEGTETEIIYLPHIVEKLFDTYPEKATEAVERGHLTLRTREELPYGLVLFDDCVGIGGYDESTGMMEVFVDTDSPIAREWAERVYASVRADSELLDEGRFG; encoded by the coding sequence ATGGGGACTCACGAAGACGAGACTGACTCCGGCGACGTGCTTCCCCCGCCGGGGTCACCGATACTGGAGGCGGTACTGGAGAACGCACGAAACCGGCAGTATCTCGGACAGCGACTGGACGCGACGGGCGACCGCATCGACACGGACCTCCTCGGCGACATCATTCGGCACGGCCCCGTACTCGAAGCGCTCCGACAGGAACCGCTCGACCGCGGTGAAATCGAAGACCGACTGGATGTTTCGCGGGCGACGAGCCATCGCTTGACGCAGTGGCTCGACGAGCGAGGCTTCGCCGAGAAGGTCGACAGCCGGTTCCAACTAACCGGCCGCGGTGAGGCCATCACCGACGAAGTGCTCCGGTTCGAGGCCAACATCCAGACTGTCCACCGACTGGCTCCGCTTTTGGACGTGATTTGCGAAGACCACCAGGAGTTCGTCGTCGAACCGTTCGTCGATGCGGCTGTGAGCGTCGCCGAACCGGACAATCCCTACCGCCCGGTCGAGCGCTTTATCTCTCTCGTCCGCGAGTCGGAGACCTTCCGCGGATTCAATACGACCCACATGGCCCCGCTCGTCCTCGGCGAGTTCCACGAGCACGTCTTCGAGGGGACCGAAACCGAGATTATCTACCTGCCGCACATCGTCGAGAAGTTGTTCGATACCTACCCGGAGAAGGCAACCGAAGCGGTCGAACGCGGGCACCTGACCCTCCGGACGCGCGAGGAGCTTCCGTACGGACTCGTGCTCTTCGACGACTGCGTCGGCATCGGCGGCTACGACGAATCGACGGGCATGATGGAGGTGTTCGTCGATACCGACTCACCCATCGCCCGCGAGTGGGCCGAGCGTGTGTATGCGTCGGTTCGAGCGGATTCTGAACTGCTTGATGAGGGGAGATTCGGGTAA